The Vespula vulgaris chromosome 2, iyVesVulg1.1, whole genome shotgun sequence genome has a segment encoding these proteins:
- the LOC127072684 gene encoding TBC1 domain family member 22B: MENQSHHNQILQTHQSFWKKNTRAVPGRPSPKQDVRHDKIGTTTITSSSLSGTVSVGSGGSTGGGSGSTSFQDFQESVDDAWDSGDDEFCTVSDVKISKRVSHSAALSVINSHRSGTASKELQTNPKLVQRTQEIIPEEKKAEALQRLAVQPLHLRNANLSVYPQINNSQHSTENSDFKFGQNTSPQHRPTQFPGRPLPLRQTNSSTKFFIPSKEQDGESKIDKFQSLLDASVLNLEELRQLSWSGVPAKLRSVTWRLLSEYLPANIERRQHVLERKRLDYWNLVKQYYDVERDEGFQDTYRQIHIDIPRMSPLISLFQQTTVQLIFERILYIWAIRHPASGYVQGMNDLVTPFFLVFLQEAIPVSAWQDIENYDLASLKKEQRDIIEADSFWCLSKFLDGIQDNYIFAQLGIQHKVNQLKELIQRIDAPLHQHLHQHGIDYLQFSFRWMNNLLTREIPLHCTIRLWDTYLAESDRFASFQLYVCAAFLLRWRRHLLLQPDFQGLMLMLQNLPTQNWTDSEIGILVAEAYKLKFTFADAPNHLQAHDSRLKRCKSLSHVNSSKYFNHSPAR, from the exons ATGGAGAATCAAAGCCATCATAATCAGATTCTTCAGACACATCAAtctttttggaaaaaaaatactagaGCTGTACCAGGCAG GCCAAGTCCCAAACAAGATGTTAGACACGATAAAATAGGTACGACAACGATTACGTCCAGCAGTTTGTCCGGTACAGTTTCAGTCGGTAGTGGTGGCAGTACAGGTGGAGGAAGTGGTTCTACATCTTTTCAAGATTTCCAGGAGAGCGTGGATGATGCTTGGGATTCTGGAGATGATGAATTCTGTACAGTTTCTGacgtaaaaatatcaaagagagTTAGTCATTCAGCTGCACTTAGTGTAATTAACAGTCATAGATCAGGCACTGCAAGCAAAGAATTACAAACAAATCCTAAATTAGTCCAGCGAACTCAAGAAATCATtcctgaagaaaaaaaagcagaggCTCTCCAAAGATTAGCTGTCCAGCCATTGCATCTAAGGAATGCTAACTTGTCTGTTTATCCTCAAATTAATAACAGTCAGCATTCTACAGAAAATTCTGATTTCAAATTTGGTCAGAATACTTCTCCCCAACATAGGCCAACGCAATTTCCTGGTAGACCACTTCCATTAAGACAAACAAATTCttctacaaaattttttataccttCAAAAGAAcaag atggagaaagtaaaatagataaatttcaATCTCTTTTGGATGCATCTGTATTAAATTTAGAAGAATTAAGACAGTTATCGTGGTCAGGGGTCCCAGCAAAATTACGATCTGTTACCTGGAGATTATTGTCT GAATATCTTCCAGCAAATATAGAAAGGAGGCAACATGTCTTAGAACGTAAACGTTTAGATTATTGGAATCTAGTAAAACAGTATTATGATGTGGAAAGAGATGAAGGATTCCAGGATACATATCGTCAAATTCATATTGATATTCCAAGAATGTCACCCCTTATCTCATTATTTCAACAAACAACtgtacaattaatttttgaaagaatactttatatatgGGCTATTCGACATCCAGCTTCTGGCTATGTGCag GGTATGAACGACCTTGTTACTCCCTTCTTCTTAGTATTTTTGCAAGAGGCTATACCAGTATCAGCTTGGcaagatatagaaaattatgatttggcatctttaaaaaaagaacaacgtGATATTATCGAAGCAGATAGTTTTTGGTGTTTATCAAAGTTTCTCGATGGTAttcaagataattatatattcgcCCAATTAGGAATACAACATAAAGTGAATCAATTAAAGGAACTTATTCAAAGGATCGATG CTCCTTTACATCAACATCTCCATCAACATGGAAtagattatttacaattttcttttcgatggatgaataatttattaaccaGGGAAATTCCATTGCATTGTACAATTCGTCTATGGGATACCTACTTAGCAGAGTCCGATCGATTTGCTTCGTTCCAACTTTACGTATGTGcagcttttcttcttcgttggaGACGTCACTTACTCTTACAACCTGATTTTCAG ggCTTGATGTTGATGCTACAGAACTTGCCTACACAAAACTGGACAGACTCAGAAATAGGTATTTTGGTTGCAGAAGcctataaattgaaatttacatTTGCAGATGCACCTAATCATCTGCAAGCTCATGACTCCAG attaaaaagatGTAAGAGTTTGAGCCACGTCAATTCATCGAAATACTTTAATCACTCACCAGCGCGATAA
- the LOC127072683 gene encoding tetratricopeptide repeat protein 39B-like yields the protein MSDIEAEDEFQDAQEFPTTSTSMDLDTAIMESRKAIYYFFNNDFDQAKKIMEPWANSSMYHSLGTSVFAFLEAILTFEQKYIEKASEALKQCINVCSKHRKYTTITQNIGKMVKKTNYGAYTIEEVHAELCYAESLLLKSMLTFVEDETLVSFVKAGLKIRTCFLSYKECLTILNNRKWENEIQKLHFESGVRMGIGTFNLMISLLPARIIKLLEFIGFSGDKEYGINELEAGYTERRGLRQILCVMTLLSYNLYACFILSHADGNLDWCEKALDEELNSYPNGVWFLFFKGRLELVRGNIEDSIEWYKKSWKSQNVWPQFHCACYWELMWAHCIKQQWSEAADYANKLANESKWSRTIYLYQKATILLMQNPNTDEKYIIDNLMMQAPTYKQRIAGKSLPIEKFIVKKVERYFAQKKNLILPVFELMYLWNLFRIIGKRRDLIVNMYKKIEDEEKVLNSAPKTEYHADNEALLLLLKGACLRQMGHHALSEHCLKQVIQLEKSIKEDTYLLPYATVELALLAEDQEDIQTAVSYLEDAKKNYTGYLLETRLHFRTHSDIMRLTGKKTEDLISNKQENRIQQQQKDNAVVNSVINDDSNSDSKVNAKFRNSPIVTSL from the exons ATGTCGGACATTGAGGCAGAAGATgag TTTCAAGATGCCCAAGAATTTCCAACTAC ATCTACTTCTATGGATCTAGATACAGCTATTATGGAATCAAGAAAggcaatttattatttctttaataatgatTTCGATCAAGCAAAAAAGATTATGGAACCATGGGCAAATAGTAGCATGTACCACTCCTTAGGTACAAGCGTCTTTGCATTTCTGGAAGCTATACTTACATTTGAACAA AAATACATTGAGAAAGCATCTGAAGCTTTAAAACAATGTATAAATGTGTGTTCAAAACACCGTAAATATACTACAATTACACAAAACATTGGAAAAATGGTTAAGAAGACCAATTATGGCGCTTATACAATtg AGGAAGTGCATGCAGAACTCTGCTATGCTGAGTCACTTCTTTTAAAGTCGATGCTCACATTTGTGGAGGACGAGACTCTGGTCAGCTTTGTCAAGGCTGGATTGAAAATTCGTACCTGCTTTCTATCGTACAA aGAATGTTTAACAATTCTAAATAATCGTAAATGggaaaatgaaatacaaaaaCTTCACTTTGAAAGTGGTGTTCGTATGGGTATTGGCACATTTAATTTG ATGATTTCTTTATTACCTGctcgaattattaaattactgGAATTTATTGGATTTTCTGGTGATAAG gaaTATGGTATTAATGAATTAGAAGCAGGATATACAGAAAGAAGAGGTCTTCGTCAAATACTATGTGTAATGACATTATTgagttataatttatatgctTGTTTTATATTAAGTCATGCAGATGGTAATTTAGATTGGTGTGAAAAAGCATTAGACGAAGAATTAAATTCTTACCCAAATGGTGTATGgttccttttctttaaagGAAGACTTGAATTAGTAAGAGGAAATATTGAGGATTCTATAGAATGGTATAAAAAGTCTTGGAAAAGTCAAAATGTTTGGCCTCAATTTCATTGCGCTTGTTATTGGGAATTAATGTGGGCTCATTGTATTAAACAACAATGGAGTGAAGCTGCTGACTATGCCAATAAGTTAGCTAATGAATCAAAATGGTCTAGAACAATATACCTTTATCAAAAAGCTACAATTCTTTTAATGCAAAATCCAAATACTgatgagaaatatattatagataatttaATGATGCAAGCACCAACTTACAAACAACGCATTGCAGGAAAATCATTACCAATTGAAAagtttattgtaaaaaaggTAGAACGTTATTTCgcacagaaaaagaatttaattcttCCTGTGTTTGAGCTTATGTATCTGTGGAATTTATTTAGGATAATTGGTAAACGAAGGgatttaattgtaaatatgtacaaaaaaatcgaggatgaagaaaaagtattaaattcAGCACC gAAAACAGAATATCATGCAGACAATGAAGcacttcttttacttttaaaagGTGCTTGTCTTCGTCAAATGGGACATCATGCATTATCAGAACATTGTCTAAAACAAGTTATACAGTTAGAAAAGTCTATAAAAGAAGATACTTATCTACTTCCTTATGCCACTGTTGAACTTGCTTTATTAGCAGAAGATCAAGAAGATATTCAAACTGCGGTTTCATATTTGGAAGATGCAAA AAAAAATTATACCGGATATCTATTGGAAACAAGATTACATTTTAGAACACATTCGGATATTATGAGATTGACTGGAAAAAAAACTGAAGATCTCATAtcaaataaacaagaaaatagaatCCAACAGCAACAAAAAGATAATGCTGTTGTTAATAGTGTTATTAATGACGATTCAAATTCAGATAGTAAAGTGAATGCAAAATTTAGAAATAGTCCAATTGTTACAAGCctataa
- the LOC127061990 gene encoding importin-9 — MSTSMSDVQGSLKEALYETLTGILSPHRDIRQAAEQRIQALEVTEEFGIHLTEFVIDPHGHLPIRQLASILLKQYVETHWTSLAEKFRPPELKQVTKERIKELLPLGLCEPISKVRTAVAYAISGIAHWDWPENWSGLFDILVNCLSGESEYAVHGAMRVLTEFTRDLTDTQLPNVGPVILQEMYRIFQSESQYSIRTRGRAVEIFTIITNLVAATGIYHKGFIEQYLQPVIPMFCEKFVQCLRVSNGPTSDSGLKTDIIKAINCLVTKLPKYVSNFLPQMLPPVWETLTESAKIYQEETVNGTTETNNKEVDSDGEIINFNNLIIAIFEFVHSIIEHKKFSNLVNNLLQEIIYYLIIFMQITDEQIELWTTNPNQFVEEDDQCLFAYNVRISAQEFLAGVISHFEERAVNALCEAITRHIEATNRLQAGGDDNSSIENWWKIHESSILTLSITRDIVIEKQQEGLLQFDIIRFMDTVVLNNLNDSSAPPLLLGRCLCVGGRYAQLMPPEMSSRFLEATVNGLQENQPSCIRISAVKAIYWFCEISCADANNPTNNIIRSHLPNIFQGLFNLSSQASTEVLILVMETFQTVISLDKAFTASVENKICPLTIAVFLKFHSDPVILDLCQNIFKELTQNSNCIEPLQTRLIPTLVSMMAVTPMDKSKDEGARGVALDILQVLVQYSPRPLSNALIETAFPAACHCILNSEDNGTLQSGGEVIRTYLSVAARQVTTHRDSDGQTGLQYILQIIAQLLNPQSSEFTATFVGRLVTTLIRNVGSTLGENLDLLLKAVLSKMQRAETLTVMQSLIMIYAHLINTEFDAVLNFLSTVPGPTGQSALAFVLSEWVSRQHLFFGRYERKVATVALCKILEHGVTHDDSRLKEITVKGDQIFSGNEAGVRTRSKAEAQPFQWTTVPVLVKIFKLIINELSNDIEIINATQESEVSDDDDDDTEGNETLIDPGNESTLLHIEGEEDDNEEEEDPDLLQDSIYHLNLGQYLRDFLSNFSTHHCFPVYIQHLNNPERKVLNTLNINSTYM, encoded by the exons ATGAGCACAAGTATGAGTGATGTACAAGGTTCCTTAAAGGAAGCTCTATATGAAACATTGACAGGAATCTTGTCTCCACATCGAGATATTCGACAAGCAGCTGAACAAAGAATTCAAGCACTCGAAGTTACAGAAGAATTTGGTATTCATCTTACTGAATTCGTGATTGATCCTCATGGTCATTTACCAATTAGGCAATTAGCGTCTATACTTTTAAAGCAGTATGTAGAAACACATTGGACTTCACTAGCTGAAAAATTTAGGCCACCTGAATTAAAACAAGTGactaaagaaagaattaaagagTTGTTACCACTTGGATTATGCGAACCTATTAGTAAG GTACGTACAGCAGTAGCCTACGCAATATCTGGTATAGCACATTGGGATTGGCCTGAAAATTGGTCTggattatttgatatattagtTAATTGTTTGAGTGGAGAAAGCGAATATGCTGTTCATGGGGCAATGAGAGTTTTAACAGAATTCACTCGTGATCTTACCGATACTCAATTACCAAATGTTGGTCCTGTTATATTACAAGAGATGTATAGAATCTTTCAGAGTGAGAGT caATATTCGATCAGAACACGTGGACGTGCAgttgaaatttttacgatcatCACAAATCTCGTAGCTGCTACAGGAATTTATCATAAAGGATTTATAGAACAATATCTGCAACCAGTTATTCCTATGTTTTGTGAAAAATTTGTTCAGTGCCTCCGTGTCTCTAATGGTCCAACAAGTGACAGTGGACTTAAAACTGATATTATCAAAGCCATAAACTGCCTTGTTACAAAGTTACCTAAATATGTATCCAACTTTTTACCTCAAATGTTACCACCGGTTTGGGAAACATTAACTGAAAGTGCAAAGATTTATCAAGAAGAAACAGTAAATGGAACTacagaaacaaataataaagaagtagATTCCGATG gtgaaattattaattttaacaatCTTATCATTGCTATATTTGAATTTGTTCATTCTATTATTGAACATAAAAAGTTTTCAAACCTTGTCAACAATTTACTAcaggaaataatatattatttaatcatttttatgcaAATAACGGATGAACAGATCGAGTTATGGACAACTAATCCTAATCAATTTGTAGAAGAAGATgatcagtgtttgttcgcttATAACGTGAGAATATCGGCACAGGAATTCCTAGCA gGTGTCATCAGTCATTTCGAGGAAAGAGCAGTGAATGCACTTTGCGAAGCAATTACGCGGCATATTGAAGCTACAAATAGACTACAAGCTGGAGGAGATGATAACAGCAGTATTGAAAATTGGTGGAAAATACATGAATCTTCCATATTAACATTGAGTATTACAAGAGATAtagtgatagaaaaacaacaagaagGATTATTgcaatttgatattattagatttatgGATACTGTTgtgttaaataatttgaatgattcaa gTGCGCCACCATTACTTCTTGGTCGTTGTTTATGCGTCGGTGGAAGGTATGCTCAATTAATGCCACCTGAAATGAGCTCAAGATTTCTAGAAGCAACAGTTAATGGCTTACAAGAAAATCAACCGTCATGTATTCGTATAAGCGCCGTTAAAGCTATCTATTGGTTTTGTGAGATATCCTGTGCAGATGCTAATAATCctactaataatattatcagatCTCACTTACCTAATATATTTCAAGGATTGTTTAATTTATCTAGTCAAGCATCTACGGAAGTTCTAATATTAGTCATGGAAACATTTCAAACAGTAATATCG TTGGATAAAGCATTTACTGCTtctgtagaaaataaaatatgtccATTAACGATTGCAGtttttttaaagtttcatAGTGATCCAGTAATATTAGATTTATGtcagaatatatttaaagaattaacTCAAAATTCTAATTGCATCGAACCTCTGCAAACTCGTTTAATACCAACTTTAGTGAGTATGATGGCTGTTACGCCTATGGATAAATCGAAGGATG aggGAGCTCGCGGGGTAGCTTTGGATATCTTACAAGTTCTCGTTCAATATTCACCAAGACCATTAAGTAATGCTTTGATTGAAACTGCCTTTCCTGCTGCTTGTCATTGCATTCTTAATTCCGAAGATAATGGGACACTACAAAGTGGAGGAGAAGtgatacgtacgtatttatctGTGGCTGCACGCCAAGTCACTACTCATAGAGACAGCGATGGTCAAACTGGATTACAATATATCTTGCAAATAATTGCACAGTTATTAAATCCTCAG tctAGCGAATTCACAGCAACCTTCGTTGGCCGTTTAGTAACGACTTTGATACGAAACGTTGGAAGTACATTGGGAGAAAATCTTGATCTGTTATTAAAAGCTGTTCTTAGTAAAATGCAAAGGGCTGAAACATTAACAGTCATGCAAAGTTTGATCATGATATATGCACATCTTATAAATACAGAGTTTGATGCTGTTTTAAATTTCTTGTCAACGGTACCTGGCCCCACTGGGCAAAGTGCTCTTGCCTTTGTGTTGTCTGAATGGGTTAGCAGACaacatcttttttttggtAGATATGAACGTAAAGTAGCTACTGTAGCATTATGTAAGATACTGGAACATGGTGTGACACACGATGACTCTAGATTGAAAGAAATCACTGTAAAAGGGGACCAAATATTTTCTG GAAATGAAGCTGGTGTAAGGACCAGAAGTAAAGCAGAAGCACAACCTTTTCAATGGACTACCGTGCCTGTTCTTGTTAAGatctttaaattaataattaatgaactGTCAAatgatatcgaaataattaatgcCACTCAAGAAAGTGAG GTAtccgatgacgatgatgacgatactGAAGGAAATGAAACTTTAATAGATCCAGGAAATGAATCTACTTTATTAC ACATAGAAGGGGAAGAAGATGAtaatgaagaggaagaagatccAGATCTTCTGCAAGATTCcatttatcatttaaatcTTGGCCAATATTTACgagattttctttccaatttttcAACCCATCATTGTTTTCCTGTATACATTCAACATCTTAATAATCCAGAGCGCAAAGTCTTGAAcactttaaatattaattcaacaTATATGTAA
- the LOC127061991 gene encoding BLOC-1-related complex subunit 6 isoform X1 encodes MEMEDAENLSKPTGTTRIEKNPVDYDEDRMHEMTASYSEISFDSQSSPPVSELRSLIESPDIDGKYLGECLEKMNGIGNRPDQLDLRSRDSSPNEEEDLDPPSYHKAMGYLQLEGTVMQDGDMVLFVTEDLENKIKLSSPVTKKGETPSFPGSRSSTPCLYRQALTPQLPLLDHNVLNELEMEARKIATSVDALTENLAAILHSASALTVGCLETYRDAVCKTCDAVDHNIKSMYQLMAKCEELSKYMAPIYKLAEQIKEMKRMLELFESAMNL; translated from the exons atggAAATGGAAGATGCTGAAAATTTATCAAAGCCGACGGGAACTActcgaattgaaaaaaatcctGTTGACTATGACGAAGACAGA ATGCATGAGATGACAGCTTCTTATTCGGAAATATCATTCGATTCGCAATCTTCTCCGCCAGTTTCTGAGTTAAGGTCGCTCATCGAATCTCCTGATATAGATGGAAAATATTTGGGAGAATGTCTAGAAAAGATGAATGGGATCGGAAATAGGCCAGACCAATTAGATTTAAGAAGTAGAGATTCTAGTccaaacgaagaagaggattTAGATCCACCAAGTTATCATAAAGCTATGGGTTATTTACAATTGGAAGGAACGGTAATGCAGGATGGAGATATGGTTTTATTTGTAACGGAAGACTTggaaaataagattaaattgTCCAGTCCGGTTACAAAAAAGGGAGAAACTCCTTCTTTCCCAGGATCACGAAGTTCCACTCCTTGTTTATATAGACAAGCATTAACGCCACAGTTACCTTTATTGGATCATAACGTATTAAACGAATTAGAAATGGAAGCGAGAAAGATAGCTACTTCTGTTGATGCTCTTACAGAAAATCTTGCTGCTATTTTACACAgt GCATCTGCGCTTACGGTAGGTTGTTTGGAAACTTATAGAGATGCAGTATGTAAGACTTGCGATGCCGTAGATCACAATATAAAATCCATGTATCAATTAATGGCAAAATGCGAagaattatcaaaatatatggCACCGATTTATAAGTTGGCAGAGCAAAT TAAGGAGATGAAGAGGATGCTGGAACTGTTTGAGAGCGCAATGAATTTGTAA
- the LOC127061991 gene encoding BLOC-1-related complex subunit 6 isoform X2 translates to MHEMTASYSEISFDSQSSPPVSELRSLIESPDIDGKYLGECLEKMNGIGNRPDQLDLRSRDSSPNEEEDLDPPSYHKAMGYLQLEGTVMQDGDMVLFVTEDLENKIKLSSPVTKKGETPSFPGSRSSTPCLYRQALTPQLPLLDHNVLNELEMEARKIATSVDALTENLAAILHSASALTVGCLETYRDAVCKTCDAVDHNIKSMYQLMAKCEELSKYMAPIYKLAEQIKEMKRMLELFESAMNL, encoded by the exons ATGCATGAGATGACAGCTTCTTATTCGGAAATATCATTCGATTCGCAATCTTCTCCGCCAGTTTCTGAGTTAAGGTCGCTCATCGAATCTCCTGATATAGATGGAAAATATTTGGGAGAATGTCTAGAAAAGATGAATGGGATCGGAAATAGGCCAGACCAATTAGATTTAAGAAGTAGAGATTCTAGTccaaacgaagaagaggattTAGATCCACCAAGTTATCATAAAGCTATGGGTTATTTACAATTGGAAGGAACGGTAATGCAGGATGGAGATATGGTTTTATTTGTAACGGAAGACTTggaaaataagattaaattgTCCAGTCCGGTTACAAAAAAGGGAGAAACTCCTTCTTTCCCAGGATCACGAAGTTCCACTCCTTGTTTATATAGACAAGCATTAACGCCACAGTTACCTTTATTGGATCATAACGTATTAAACGAATTAGAAATGGAAGCGAGAAAGATAGCTACTTCTGTTGATGCTCTTACAGAAAATCTTGCTGCTATTTTACACAgt GCATCTGCGCTTACGGTAGGTTGTTTGGAAACTTATAGAGATGCAGTATGTAAGACTTGCGATGCCGTAGATCACAATATAAAATCCATGTATCAATTAATGGCAAAATGCGAagaattatcaaaatatatggCACCGATTTATAAGTTGGCAGAGCAAAT TAAGGAGATGAAGAGGATGCTGGAACTGTTTGAGAGCGCAATGAATTTGTAA